In Microbacterium maritypicum, the following are encoded in one genomic region:
- the alr gene encoding alanine racemase: MTASTPAGGWVEIDRDAISHNVRTIRAELGPEVGFCAVVKADAYGHGIDIVAPVLGEQKLGLIGLASNEEAAAVRASGFTGRLLRVRPAGRDEVDDGIRFGIEEWIGGAEHAGIVAGVAAARGVRIRAHVSLNSTELGRDGLEVGEPRGVHAARGVLADPRLDVVGVCSHFPCEDEDDVIAGAARFDEQSRAVADVSDGAVARHCATTFAALRLPQSRFDLVRIGAGLYGDTDALGGSLRPAMRVVSRIAAINSYPRGSTVGYDRWHRLEADARLALIPLGYADGVHRSLSGTGEVLIRGRRARIVDRIAMNSFLVDVSHLDPATPGDEVVLFGAQGDEAITAADVERAHGNIAADLYVAWGRLLPRRAVGASG; the protein is encoded by the coding sequence TCCGCACGATCCGCGCAGAACTCGGACCCGAGGTCGGGTTCTGCGCGGTCGTGAAGGCCGACGCCTACGGTCACGGCATCGACATCGTCGCGCCGGTGCTCGGCGAGCAGAAGCTCGGCCTGATCGGACTGGCATCTAATGAGGAGGCGGCGGCCGTGCGCGCGAGCGGCTTCACCGGTCGTCTCCTGCGCGTGCGGCCCGCGGGGCGGGACGAGGTCGACGACGGCATCCGCTTCGGCATCGAGGAGTGGATCGGCGGGGCGGAGCATGCCGGGATCGTGGCCGGGGTCGCCGCCGCTCGGGGTGTGCGCATCCGCGCGCACGTCTCGCTCAACTCCACCGAGCTCGGGCGGGACGGGCTGGAGGTCGGTGAGCCCCGGGGAGTGCACGCGGCGCGGGGCGTTCTGGCGGACCCGCGTCTGGATGTCGTCGGCGTCTGCTCTCACTTCCCGTGCGAAGACGAGGACGATGTGATCGCGGGCGCCGCACGCTTCGACGAGCAGTCCCGGGCGGTCGCCGACGTCTCCGACGGCGCGGTCGCCCGGCACTGTGCGACCACCTTCGCGGCGCTGCGCCTGCCGCAGTCCCGGTTCGACCTCGTCCGTATCGGCGCCGGGCTCTACGGAGACACCGACGCGCTGGGAGGATCGCTCCGACCGGCGATGCGGGTGGTGTCGCGGATCGCGGCGATCAACTCGTATCCGCGGGGGAGCACGGTCGGCTACGACCGCTGGCACCGGCTCGAGGCGGATGCGCGTCTCGCGCTGATCCCGCTGGGGTACGCCGACGGCGTGCATCGCAGTCTAAGCGGCACCGGCGAGGTGCTCATCCGCGGTCGCCGTGCGCGCATCGTCGACCGGATCGCGATGAACAGCTTCCTGGTCGACGTCTCGCACCTCGACCCGGCGACGCCCGGAGACGAGGTCGTGCTGTTCGGCGCGCAGGGCGACGAGGCGATCACCGCGGCCGACGTCGAGCGGGCCCACGGCAACATCGCCGCCGACCTCTACGTCGCCTGGGGGAGGCTCCTCCCGCGTCGTGCGGTGGGGGCCTCCGGATAG
- a CDS encoding helix-turn-helix domain-containing protein, producing MASSSLVQGLSLLDAAVEQERRARPGLNASRLADTTDIERSRVSRLTRELQSRQFLRRDDDSLFWAGTEYFRTAAVLNVAWLRESRVALRTLAAQLGVNALITVADGARGVLLRYERSADGGDRSIRAGLVTPIWCTGAGRALLWDHTPEQLVVVLDGVQFIGVGGPTAPRSVDEVGVVQERDRAEGLISATEEYDEGIDEFALPIRRGGEVIASLAVRGRHRAQGATRETRALLTRFAGELTAAADASV from the coding sequence GTGGCTTCCTCCTCACTCGTGCAGGGCCTGAGTCTGCTCGATGCGGCCGTCGAGCAGGAGCGCCGTGCGCGACCGGGTCTCAACGCCTCGCGGCTCGCCGACACCACCGACATCGAGCGGAGCCGTGTCTCGCGACTCACGCGCGAGCTGCAGTCACGACAGTTCCTCCGCCGGGACGATGATTCGCTGTTCTGGGCGGGGACCGAGTATTTCCGCACGGCCGCCGTGCTGAACGTGGCCTGGCTCCGCGAATCCAGGGTCGCCCTGCGCACGCTCGCTGCGCAGCTCGGAGTCAACGCGCTGATCACCGTGGCCGACGGTGCGCGCGGCGTGCTGCTCCGATACGAGCGATCTGCTGACGGTGGCGACCGCTCCATCCGTGCCGGGCTGGTCACGCCGATCTGGTGCACCGGAGCGGGCCGCGCGCTGCTGTGGGATCACACGCCCGAGCAGCTGGTAGTGGTGCTCGACGGGGTGCAGTTCATCGGCGTGGGCGGTCCGACCGCGCCGCGTTCCGTGGACGAGGTGGGCGTCGTGCAGGAACGCGACCGCGCCGAAGGGCTCATCTCGGCCACGGAGGAGTACGACGAGGGGATCGACGAGTTCGCCCTCCCGATCCGCCGGGGTGGCGAGGTCATCGCCTCGCTCGCGGTTCGCGGGCGCCATCGTGCGCAGGGCGCTACGCGCGAGACCCGTGCCCTGCTCACCCGGTTCGCGGGCGAGCTCACCGCAGCGGCCGACGCCTCGGTCTGA
- a CDS encoding IclR family transcriptional regulator, with the protein MPSAPLAPAPSSSMGRGLDVLTALSALIEKGSGTTVGEIAHALDRERSQVSRTLATLARSGLVERRPDRSYALTWSWYAAAQELTAHRMYTHGLAVLDSLAAQLGEATFLSELQGDATLTTLESLPADSRMIGSWIGRSYPAYCSDAGRATLWDASDDEVRAVFGSTDFTAQGPNTPVSVDDVLARLDADRERGFTIVDQEAEPGLYSVAAPVWDFRGEVIAAVQVVGTRDAMHERVAECGAACARAAADLSRRLGAPASASVER; encoded by the coding sequence ATGCCGTCCGCCCCGCTCGCCCCCGCACCATCGAGCAGCATGGGCCGAGGACTCGACGTGCTCACGGCTCTGAGTGCGCTCATCGAGAAGGGCAGCGGCACCACCGTCGGCGAGATCGCCCACGCCCTCGACCGCGAGCGCTCCCAAGTGTCTCGCACCCTCGCCACCCTCGCCCGTTCCGGTCTGGTCGAGCGTCGGCCCGACCGTTCGTACGCGCTCACCTGGTCCTGGTACGCCGCCGCGCAGGAACTCACCGCGCACCGGATGTACACGCACGGGCTGGCGGTGCTGGACTCCCTCGCGGCGCAGCTCGGCGAGGCCACCTTCCTCAGTGAGCTGCAGGGCGATGCGACCCTCACGACGCTCGAGAGCCTGCCCGCAGACTCCCGCATGATCGGCTCCTGGATCGGACGCTCCTACCCGGCGTACTGCAGCGATGCCGGGCGCGCCACGCTGTGGGATGCCTCGGACGACGAGGTGCGCGCGGTCTTCGGCTCGACCGATTTCACCGCCCAGGGGCCGAACACCCCGGTGTCGGTCGACGACGTGCTCGCGCGGCTCGACGCGGATCGCGAGCGCGGCTTCACCATCGTCGACCAGGAGGCGGAACCGGGCCTCTACTCGGTCGCGGCACCCGTCTGGGACTTCCGCGGAGAGGTCATCGCCGCGGTGCAGGTCGTGGGCACCCGCGACGCGATGCACGAGCGGGTCGCGGAGTGCGGTGCGGCATGCGCGCGTGCGGCCGCCGATCTATCCCGCCGGCTCGGCGCACCCGCATCCGCATCCGTCGAGCGCTGA